In Campylobacter sp. RM16189, a genomic segment contains:
- a CDS encoding acyl-CoA thioesterase: MDSMGEPRIKLVALPKDTNSAGNIFGGWIMSQIDLAGATAAREVAPERVVTISMQEVIFKEPVFIGDVVSCYAKILAVGKTSIKTQIEVTAQRLNKDGFRECIHVTSAIATYVSVTKDGVKKPIDEELKRLHGF, encoded by the coding sequence ATAGATTCAATGGGTGAGCCGCGTATCAAGCTGGTTGCGCTTCCGAAGGATACAAACTCTGCAGGCAATATATTTGGCGGTTGGATAATGAGCCAGATCGACCTTGCAGGAGCGACCGCCGCGCGTGAAGTGGCGCCTGAGAGAGTTGTAACGATATCTATGCAAGAGGTTATCTTTAAAGAGCCTGTCTTTATTGGAGATGTGGTTAGCTGCTACGCTAAAATTCTTGCAGTGGGCAAAACATCGATAAAAACGCAGATAGAAGTAACAGCTCAAAGGCTAAATAAAGATGGCTTTCGTGAGTGCATACACGTAACAAGCGCGATCGCAACCTACGTAAGTGTCACAAAAGACGGAGTTAAAAAGCCGATTGATGAAGAGTTAAAGAGGCTGCACGGGTTTTAA
- a CDS encoding ABC transporter substrate-binding protein, which translates to MKKLSLVSLLILGLLSLNASEFRSVKDMAGNEVKIPAVTKKIGALWHANNQMILTVGGADKIVATTDKIKQNKWFAHIYKPIAQIPASLNGNDIQIEELVKLAPDAIIVSNKNYREELVKHGFNVFYALFTNYDDMKKSVMMTAEIIGNNAISKAKEFNDYFDSNFKLVNDITSKISATDRPKVLHILNGTNLLKVDGKKTIINEWIELAGGVNAIEKEGNMIEITTEEIIKADPDVIIVGGVKNEQAVEKIYKDIVFSGLKAVKDKRVYGNPSGVFSWDRYGSEGALQILWAAKTLHPEKFQNIDMKAETKKFYKQFMNYELSDEEFGYILKGLSPEGK; encoded by the coding sequence ATGAAAAAGCTAAGCTTAGTTTCTCTACTTATTTTGGGTCTTTTAAGCCTAAATGCAAGCGAATTTAGAAGCGTCAAGGATATGGCCGGAAATGAGGTAAAAATCCCTGCCGTAACTAAAAAAATCGGCGCTCTTTGGCATGCAAATAACCAGATGATCCTAACAGTAGGCGGTGCAGACAAGATCGTAGCAACTACCGATAAGATCAAGCAAAACAAGTGGTTTGCACACATCTATAAGCCTATTGCGCAAATTCCAGCTTCACTAAACGGCAACGATATCCAGATAGAAGAGCTCGTAAAGCTAGCTCCTGATGCTATAATCGTGTCAAACAAAAACTACCGCGAAGAGCTAGTTAAACATGGATTTAACGTATTTTACGCGCTTTTTACAAATTATGACGATATGAAAAAAAGCGTGATGATGACAGCTGAGATAATCGGCAACAATGCAATTAGTAAGGCTAAAGAGTTTAACGACTATTTTGACTCAAATTTTAAGCTAGTAAATGATATCACGAGTAAAATTTCAGCTACCGATCGTCCAAAAGTGCTTCATATACTAAACGGTACAAATTTGTTAAAAGTTGATGGCAAAAAGACTATCATAAACGAGTGGATCGAGCTTGCAGGCGGAGTTAACGCTATCGAAAAAGAGGGCAATATGATAGAGATCACCACTGAAGAGATCATCAAGGCAGATCCTGATGTGATCATCGTTGGAGGCGTTAAAAACGAGCAAGCCGTTGAAAAAATCTATAAAGACATAGTATTTTCGGGACTAAAAGCGGTTAAAGATAAGCGAGTTTACGGCAATCCAAGCGGTGTGTTTAGCTGGGATAGATATGGCTCAGAAGGTGCTCTTCAAATACTTTGGGCGGCTAAAACTCTGCATCCTGAGAAGTTTCAAAACATCGATATGAAGGCTGAAACTAAGAAATTTTATAAGCAATTTATGAACTACGAACTAAGTGACGAGGAGTTTGGTTACATCTTAAAAGGGCTAAGTCCGGAGGGTAAATAG